The Tripterygium wilfordii isolate XIE 37 chromosome 4, ASM1340144v1, whole genome shotgun sequence genome has a window encoding:
- the LOC119997429 gene encoding putative UDP-glucuronate:xylan alpha-glucuronosyltransferase 3 isoform X2 codes for MRGASPSPIEARHRPSSSSEETNKKRFSRDWDLKDDEKALHLPIQFRKLNCKISPLKVALVIIVLVAFVTFLHSPAVHITDRPSHINSWSPSFVNRWIKETNAIDSHYISTLEVNWDKLSDIIERLNDRNLYQGVGLLNFNDSEIDQWQQLIPDVEHVVLLLDHVSTNITWESLYPEWIDEEEEFEVPTCPSLPWLQVPGKPRMDLIAVKLPCNKNGKWSRDVARLHLQLATARLAASSKAYHPVRVLLVTDCFPIPNLFTCKDLVLHEENAWLYEPNLNALREKVQLPVGSCELTVPLRAKDNFFSERPLREAYATILHSAHVYVCGAIAAAQSIRMAGSTRDLVILVDDTISDYHRGGLEAAGWKIHTIQRIRNPKAERDAYNEWNYSKFRLWQLTDYDKIIFIDADLLILRNIDFLFEMPEISAIGNNATLFNSGVMVVEPSNCTFQLLMDHINEIVSYNGGDQGYLNEIFTWWHRIPKHMNFLKHFWEGDEEEKKEKKTSLFAADPPILYVLHYLGNKPWLCFRDYDCNWNVDILQEFASNIAHKRWWKVHDAMPENLQKFCLLRSKQKAQLEWDRRQAEKGNYTDGHWKVKIKDKRLKTCFEDFCYWESMLWHWGETNWTDNATATPSPPAITTARL; via the exons ATGAGAGGAGCCTCCCCCAGTCCGATTGAGGCCAGGCACCGCCCTTCCTCCTCCTC TGAAGAGACGAACAAAAAAAGATTCTCAAGAGATTGGGACCtgaaagatgatgaaaaggCCCTGCATCTTCCCATCCAATTTAGGAAGTTAAACTGCAAGATATCTCCCTTAAAAGTAGCGCTGGTCATCATTGTATTGGTAGCTTTTGTCACTTTCTTGCACTCTCCTGCAGTTCACATTACAGATCGTCCATCCCATATTAATTCttg GTCACCAAGTTTTGTAAACAGGTGGATTAAAGAGACTAATGCAATCGATTCGCATTATATATCAACTTTGGAGGTCAACTGGGATAAACTTTCTGATATTATTGAGAGACTGAATGACCGCAATCTGTACCAGGGTGTTGGCTTGCTAAACTTTAATGACAGTGAGATTGATCAATGGCAGCAGCTGATACCAGATGTTGAGCATGTTGTTCTGCTTTTAGACCATGTCTCTACGAACATCACTTGGGAATCACTGTACCCCGAATGGATTGATGAAGAGGAGGAATTTGAGGTTCCTACATGTCCTTCTTTACCCTGGCTTCAAGTTCCTGGAAAGCCTCGTATGGATCTTATTGCTGTCAAGCTCCCATGCAACAAGAATGGAAAGTGGTCAAGAGATGTGGCTCGTTTGCATTTGCAGCTTGCCACTGCCAGGCTTGCTGCTTCAAGTAAAGCTTATCATCCAGTACGTGTGTTATTGGTGACTGATTGCTTTCCAATACCGAATTTATTCACTTGTAAGGACCTTGTTTTGCATGAAGAGAATGCATGGCTGTATGAACCCAACCTCAATGCGTTAAGGGAAAAGGTTCAGCTCCCAGTAGGTTCATGTGAACTTACTGTTCCTCTCAGGGCTAAAG ATAATTTTTTCTCTGAAAGACCTCTCCGAGAAGCATATGCAACAATTCTGCACTCTGCACATGTATATGTTTGTGGAGCAATTGCTGCTGCTCAGAGTATCCGAATGGCAGGTTCAACAAGGGATCTTGTGATACTTGTCGATGACACAATTAGTGACTATCACAGAGGGGGTTTGGAGGCTGCTGGGTGGAAGATCCATACAATCCAAAGAATCAGGAACCCTAAAGCTGAACGTGATGCATACAATGAATGGAATTACAGCAAATTCCGCCTTTGGCAATTGACAGATTATGACAAGATCATTTTTATTGATGCTGATCTGCTTATACTCAGAAATATTGATTTCCTCTTTGAGATGCCAGAAATATCTGCTATTGGAAATAATGCTACGTTGTTTAACTCTGGTGTTATGGTGGTAGAACCATCAAATTGTACATTCCAGCTTCTTATGGATCACATCAATGAGATTGTTTCCTATAACGGTGGGGATCAAGGGTATCTTAATGAAATTTTCACATGGTGGCACCGAATTCCAAAGCACATGAACTTCTTGAAGCATTTCTGGGAAGGTGatgaggaggaaaaaaaagagaagaaaactagTCTTTTTGCTGCTGATCCTCCTATCCTTTATGTCCTCCATTACCTGGGTAATAAACCATGGCTATGCTTTCGGGACTATGACTGCAACTGGAATGTAGACATTTTGCAGGAGTTTGCTAGTAATATTGCTCACAAGAGGTGGTGGAAGGTGCATGATGCCATGCCGGAGAATTTGCAGAAGTTCTGCTTACTACGTTCTAAGCAGAAGGCACAATTGGAGTGGGATCGGAGGCAGGCTGAGAAAGGAAATTATACTGATGGCCACTGGAAAGTCAAGATAAAAGACAAACGACTAAAGACTTGCTTTGAGGACTTCTGCTACTGGGAAAGCATGTTGTGGCACTGGGGCGAGACAAATTGGACAGACAATGCAACTGCTACTCCGTCACCACCTGCTATTACTACTGCCAGGCTCTAA
- the LOC119997429 gene encoding putative UDP-glucuronate:xylan alpha-glucuronosyltransferase 3 isoform X1 gives MRGASPSPIEARHRPSSSSSFKSQDLDLVLGSEETNKKRFSRDWDLKDDEKALHLPIQFRKLNCKISPLKVALVIIVLVAFVTFLHSPAVHITDRPSHINSWSPSFVNRWIKETNAIDSHYISTLEVNWDKLSDIIERLNDRNLYQGVGLLNFNDSEIDQWQQLIPDVEHVVLLLDHVSTNITWESLYPEWIDEEEEFEVPTCPSLPWLQVPGKPRMDLIAVKLPCNKNGKWSRDVARLHLQLATARLAASSKAYHPVRVLLVTDCFPIPNLFTCKDLVLHEENAWLYEPNLNALREKVQLPVGSCELTVPLRAKDNFFSERPLREAYATILHSAHVYVCGAIAAAQSIRMAGSTRDLVILVDDTISDYHRGGLEAAGWKIHTIQRIRNPKAERDAYNEWNYSKFRLWQLTDYDKIIFIDADLLILRNIDFLFEMPEISAIGNNATLFNSGVMVVEPSNCTFQLLMDHINEIVSYNGGDQGYLNEIFTWWHRIPKHMNFLKHFWEGDEEEKKEKKTSLFAADPPILYVLHYLGNKPWLCFRDYDCNWNVDILQEFASNIAHKRWWKVHDAMPENLQKFCLLRSKQKAQLEWDRRQAEKGNYTDGHWKVKIKDKRLKTCFEDFCYWESMLWHWGETNWTDNATATPSPPAITTARL, from the exons ATGAGAGGAGCCTCCCCCAGTCCGATTGAGGCCAGGCACCGCCCTTCCTCCTCCTC GTCTTTTAAGTCTCAGGATCTCGATTTGGTACTCGGCAG TGAAGAGACGAACAAAAAAAGATTCTCAAGAGATTGGGACCtgaaagatgatgaaaaggCCCTGCATCTTCCCATCCAATTTAGGAAGTTAAACTGCAAGATATCTCCCTTAAAAGTAGCGCTGGTCATCATTGTATTGGTAGCTTTTGTCACTTTCTTGCACTCTCCTGCAGTTCACATTACAGATCGTCCATCCCATATTAATTCttg GTCACCAAGTTTTGTAAACAGGTGGATTAAAGAGACTAATGCAATCGATTCGCATTATATATCAACTTTGGAGGTCAACTGGGATAAACTTTCTGATATTATTGAGAGACTGAATGACCGCAATCTGTACCAGGGTGTTGGCTTGCTAAACTTTAATGACAGTGAGATTGATCAATGGCAGCAGCTGATACCAGATGTTGAGCATGTTGTTCTGCTTTTAGACCATGTCTCTACGAACATCACTTGGGAATCACTGTACCCCGAATGGATTGATGAAGAGGAGGAATTTGAGGTTCCTACATGTCCTTCTTTACCCTGGCTTCAAGTTCCTGGAAAGCCTCGTATGGATCTTATTGCTGTCAAGCTCCCATGCAACAAGAATGGAAAGTGGTCAAGAGATGTGGCTCGTTTGCATTTGCAGCTTGCCACTGCCAGGCTTGCTGCTTCAAGTAAAGCTTATCATCCAGTACGTGTGTTATTGGTGACTGATTGCTTTCCAATACCGAATTTATTCACTTGTAAGGACCTTGTTTTGCATGAAGAGAATGCATGGCTGTATGAACCCAACCTCAATGCGTTAAGGGAAAAGGTTCAGCTCCCAGTAGGTTCATGTGAACTTACTGTTCCTCTCAGGGCTAAAG ATAATTTTTTCTCTGAAAGACCTCTCCGAGAAGCATATGCAACAATTCTGCACTCTGCACATGTATATGTTTGTGGAGCAATTGCTGCTGCTCAGAGTATCCGAATGGCAGGTTCAACAAGGGATCTTGTGATACTTGTCGATGACACAATTAGTGACTATCACAGAGGGGGTTTGGAGGCTGCTGGGTGGAAGATCCATACAATCCAAAGAATCAGGAACCCTAAAGCTGAACGTGATGCATACAATGAATGGAATTACAGCAAATTCCGCCTTTGGCAATTGACAGATTATGACAAGATCATTTTTATTGATGCTGATCTGCTTATACTCAGAAATATTGATTTCCTCTTTGAGATGCCAGAAATATCTGCTATTGGAAATAATGCTACGTTGTTTAACTCTGGTGTTATGGTGGTAGAACCATCAAATTGTACATTCCAGCTTCTTATGGATCACATCAATGAGATTGTTTCCTATAACGGTGGGGATCAAGGGTATCTTAATGAAATTTTCACATGGTGGCACCGAATTCCAAAGCACATGAACTTCTTGAAGCATTTCTGGGAAGGTGatgaggaggaaaaaaaagagaagaaaactagTCTTTTTGCTGCTGATCCTCCTATCCTTTATGTCCTCCATTACCTGGGTAATAAACCATGGCTATGCTTTCGGGACTATGACTGCAACTGGAATGTAGACATTTTGCAGGAGTTTGCTAGTAATATTGCTCACAAGAGGTGGTGGAAGGTGCATGATGCCATGCCGGAGAATTTGCAGAAGTTCTGCTTACTACGTTCTAAGCAGAAGGCACAATTGGAGTGGGATCGGAGGCAGGCTGAGAAAGGAAATTATACTGATGGCCACTGGAAAGTCAAGATAAAAGACAAACGACTAAAGACTTGCTTTGAGGACTTCTGCTACTGGGAAAGCATGTTGTGGCACTGGGGCGAGACAAATTGGACAGACAATGCAACTGCTACTCCGTCACCACCTGCTATTACTACTGCCAGGCTCTAA
- the LOC119997430 gene encoding protein LAZ1 homolog 1 isoform X2 codes for MLTLNLGADSSVTLSWPIFSASIFVLVALVLSMYLIFEHLAAYNQPEEQKFLIGLILMVPVYALESFLSLLDSGSAFNWEAIRDCYEAFALYCFERYLIACLGGEESTIDFMESQTLIDSSTPLLKDSYAYGEVEHPFPLNCLLRNWNLGADFYHAVKIGIVQYMILKLICALIAMILEAFGVYGEGKFEWRYGYPYLAVILNFSQTWALYCLVQFYSVIKDKLQPIKPLAKFLTFKSIVFLTWWQGVAIAFLFSMGAFKGSLAQELKTRIQDYIICIEIQYLLADGSCCCCASLRLPCGTLQERRSMCS; via the exons ATGTTGACCTTAAATCTGGGTGCTGATTCCTCTGTAACCTTAAGCTGGCCAATCTTCAGTGCCAGTATATTTGTACTTGTTGCTCTTGTCCTGTCAATGTACCTAATCTTTGAGCACTTAGCTGCTTATAATCAGCCGGAG GAGCAGAAGTTTCTGATTGGGCTCATTCTAATGGTTCCTGTTTATGCACTGGAATCG TTTTTATCACTATTGGATTCAGGTTCTGCATTCAACTGGGAAGCAATTCGAGACTGTTATGAAGCTTTTGCTTTGTATTGCTTTGAGAGATATCTGATAGCCTGCTTGG GTGGGGAGGAAAGCACAATTGATTTTATGGAAAGTCAGACCTTAATCGATTCCAGCACCCCTCTTTTGAAAGACTCGTACGCTTATGGAGAAGTAGAACATCCTTTTCCTTTGAACTGCTTGCTCAGAAATTGGAATCTTGGCGCGGACTTCTACCATGCTGTCAAAATCGGCATTGTTCAGTAT ATGATATTAAAGCTGATTTGTGCACTTATAGCAATGATTCTTGAAGCTTTTGGGGTTTATGGAGAGGGGAAATTTGAGTGGAGATACGG CTATCCATACTTGGCAGTTATTCTCAATTTCAGTCAGACATGGGCCCTGTATTGCCTTGTACAATTCTATTCCGTAATTAAAGACAAATTACAACCAATTAAACCCCTCGCCAAGTTTCTGACGTTCAAGTCAATTGTTTTCCTGACGTGGTGGCAAGGTGTTGCTATCGCATTTTTGTTCTCCATGGGAGCCTTCAAAGGGTCTTTGGCGCAAGAGCTAAAAACACGTATACAAGACTATATCATCTGCATAGAG ATACAATACTTGTTGGCAGATGGGAGTTGCTGCTGTTGTGCATCTTTACGTCTTCCCTGCGGTACCCTACAAGAAAGGAGATCGATGTGTTCGTAA
- the LOC119997430 gene encoding protein LAZ1 homolog 1 isoform X1, with the protein MLTLNLGADSSVTLSWPIFSASIFVLVALVLSMYLIFEHLAAYNQPEEQKFLIGLILMVPVYALESFLSLLDSGSAFNWEAIRDCYEAFALYCFERYLIACLGGEESTIDFMESQTLIDSSTPLLKDSYAYGEVEHPFPLNCLLRNWNLGADFYHAVKIGIVQYMILKLICALIAMILEAFGVYGEGKFEWRYGYPYLAVILNFSQTWALYCLVQFYSVIKDKLQPIKPLAKFLTFKSIVFLTWWQGVAIAFLFSMGAFKGSLAQELKTRIQDYIICIEMGVAAVVHLYVFPAVPYKKGDRCVRNVAVLSDYASLGTPPDPEEVRDCERTTRVRLARHDETEKRLNFPQSVRDVVLGSGEIIVDDMKYTVSHVVEPVERGLAKINKTIHQISENVKRHEEQRKSTKDDSFLIPLNSWSREFSELNDNLNEGSISDSGLANGNRQHYHPKGTASLRRSGR; encoded by the exons ATGTTGACCTTAAATCTGGGTGCTGATTCCTCTGTAACCTTAAGCTGGCCAATCTTCAGTGCCAGTATATTTGTACTTGTTGCTCTTGTCCTGTCAATGTACCTAATCTTTGAGCACTTAGCTGCTTATAATCAGCCGGAG GAGCAGAAGTTTCTGATTGGGCTCATTCTAATGGTTCCTGTTTATGCACTGGAATCG TTTTTATCACTATTGGATTCAGGTTCTGCATTCAACTGGGAAGCAATTCGAGACTGTTATGAAGCTTTTGCTTTGTATTGCTTTGAGAGATATCTGATAGCCTGCTTGG GTGGGGAGGAAAGCACAATTGATTTTATGGAAAGTCAGACCTTAATCGATTCCAGCACCCCTCTTTTGAAAGACTCGTACGCTTATGGAGAAGTAGAACATCCTTTTCCTTTGAACTGCTTGCTCAGAAATTGGAATCTTGGCGCGGACTTCTACCATGCTGTCAAAATCGGCATTGTTCAGTAT ATGATATTAAAGCTGATTTGTGCACTTATAGCAATGATTCTTGAAGCTTTTGGGGTTTATGGAGAGGGGAAATTTGAGTGGAGATACGG CTATCCATACTTGGCAGTTATTCTCAATTTCAGTCAGACATGGGCCCTGTATTGCCTTGTACAATTCTATTCCGTAATTAAAGACAAATTACAACCAATTAAACCCCTCGCCAAGTTTCTGACGTTCAAGTCAATTGTTTTCCTGACGTGGTGGCAAGGTGTTGCTATCGCATTTTTGTTCTCCATGGGAGCCTTCAAAGGGTCTTTGGCGCAAGAGCTAAAAACACGTATACAAGACTATATCATCTGCATAGAG ATGGGAGTTGCTGCTGTTGTGCATCTTTACGTCTTCCCTGCGGTACCCTACAAGAAAGGAGATCGATGTGTTCGTAATGTAGCTGTATTATCGGACTATGCATCTCTAGGAACACCTCCAGATCCAGAGGAGGTTCGTGATTGTGAAAGAACTACTAGAGTTCGCCTGGCTCGGCATGATGAGACAGAGAAGCGTCTGAATTTCCCGCAGAGTGTTCGTGATGTGGTCCTCGGTAGTGGTGAAATT ATTGTGGACGACATGAAGTACACAGTTTCACATGTTGTTGAGCCAGTTGAAAGGGGACTTGCAAAGATAAATAAGACCATTCATCAGATATCTGAAAATGTAAAACGTCACGAGGAGCAGAGGAAGAGCACCAAGGATGATAGTTTTCTTATCCCCTTGAATTCATGGTCGAGAGAGTTTTCTGAGCTTAATGATAACCTTAATGAAGGGAGCATCAGTGACAGTGGTTTGGCTAATGGAAACAGACAACATTATCATCCGAAAGGGACTGCATCTTTGAGGAGAAGTGGCAGATGA
- the LOC119997433 gene encoding pathogen-related protein-like, with product MEESLSAGVVGGDKYRSFLHGEGEKNTKWRFGAAPNYDVVNKLFEQGRTKIWSSGSLEETVQNLVKTYEMELFHKACLDDYKSVDPNKFTLSLNGRKAFSLAELQKLGGYNALLQTAIPEELRLYNPADETAESSHKAFTTTFPRGFAVEVLHVYSGPPVIVYKFRHWGYMEGPFKDHAPTGELVQFYGMTIFEVDEKMRVVKVEFFYDPGELLGPLSKGPKLDAQMEASAAASSCPVLRNTG from the exons ATGGAAGAATCCTTATCAGCTGGTGTTGTAGGTGGAGATAAGTACCGTTCCTTCTTACatggagaaggagagaaaaacaCCAAATGGAGATTTGGTGCTGCTCCCAATTATGATGTTGTCAACAAGCTTTTCGAACAAGGCAGAACTAag ATATGGTCATCTGGTTCACTTGAAGAAACGGTGCAGAACCTGGTGAAGACTTATGAAATGGAGCTGTTCCACAAGGCATGTCTTGATGACTACAAATCAGTTGACCCAAACAAGTTCACTTTAAGCCTAAATG GAAGAAAAGCTTTTAGCTTAGCTGAATTGCAAAAACTAGGTGGCTATAACGCTCTGCTGCAAACTGCCATCCCTGAAGAGTTAAGGTTGTACAATCCTGCTGATGAAACTGCAGAATCATCTCATAAGGCTTTTACAACGACATTCCCACGGGGATTTGCAGTGGAGGTTCTCCATGTTTATTCAGGTCCGCCGGTGATTGTATACAAATTCAGGCACTGGGGTTACATGGAAGGTCCTTTCAAAGACCATGCCCCTACCGGAGAATTGGTGCAATTCTACGGCATGACCATTTTTGag GTGGATGAGAAGATGAGAGTTGTGAAGGTGGAGTTCTTTTATGACCCGGGAGAGTTGCTTGGGCCTCTCTCAAAGGGTCCTAAATTGGATGCTCAAATGGAGGCATCTGCTGCAGCATCAAGCTGCCCGGTCTTGAGGAACACAGGTTGA